A region of Siniperca chuatsi isolate FFG_IHB_CAS linkage group LG23, ASM2008510v1, whole genome shotgun sequence DNA encodes the following proteins:
- the eps8a gene encoding LOW QUALITY PROTEIN: epidermal growth factor receptor kinase substrate 8a (The sequence of the model RefSeq protein was modified relative to this genomic sequence to represent the inferred CDS: inserted 2 bases in 1 codon) produces the protein MNGYETPAFASGIFGSYSSQINGHGSPPPEPPSSKAKSSAKALYEQRKHFTKNSINSLTDTSQYHVEHLTTFVLDRKDGMITVDDGVRRLRLLDAKGKVWTQEMLLQVEEKTVSLIDPETKNELENFPIGTIQHCQAVMNACSYDSILALVCKESGQSKPDLHLFQCDDIKANLIHADVESAMIDAKGGKVKKRPETLKMILKSDGVIXPPPAAPAPEPPASSDQVDVKSRVAAWSAWTNEQQDYEKQRQFSEEDGPMEMSAATVDRDVQILNHILDDIEFFVTKLQKAAEAFNELSRRRKIKKGKKKGPGEGVLTLRSKPPGEDEFVDCLQKFKHAFNQLGKLQDHIQNPSAVDLLHFLFTPLRMVIQTAGSVDLARSVVVPLLTREAIDFLHASGTAEERHLWVTLGDGWTKCRLEWPKDHYFPPCVLRFRDGWEPPAFPSATPSRERELTQLAETLATAEILRQEELKIRLAQEQSAVQRFAPADGYAFSNASYKRMQILDQDAAMAAFKQAVSRHVDRSFDADSRGQPKLFAKSKYDFVARNNTELSVLKDEVVEVLDDRKQWWKVRNGCGASGYVPNNILEITKAVDITGRGEPIYSHTIQKQTTKTDYIPSKPVATPMPPAPTPPPAAPARLPTPPLPPPAAEPPKPAGSSTVSRQNSTTSSDNGSVAVRDHANQRPAPVNRRKSNMEEVQDELMHRLTLGRSAQKKFQAPSRGGSLPSFSISYDSSPDEVKAWLEAKGFSPVTITSLGVLTGAQLFSLNKEELRTVCPDDGARVFSQVTVQKAALEKSSGSELQEIMRRRQEKLAASTCDSGVESFDEGSTH, from the exons cgGCCACGGCTCCCCGCCTCCCGAGCCTCCCAGCAGTAAAGCCAAGTCCAGTGCCAAAGCGCTCTACG aacaaagaaaacacttcacCAAAAACAGCATCAACAGCCTGACGGACACGTCGCAGTACCATGTGGAG CACCTGACCACGTTTGTGTTGGACCGTAAAGACGGGATGATCACTGTGGACGACGGAGTGCGACGTCTTCGTCTGCTGGACGCCAAAGGAAAGGTTTGGACTCAGGAGATGTTGCTGCAGGTGGAGGAGAAAACCGTCAGCCTCATCGACCCGGAGACGAAG AACGAGTTGGAGAACTTCCCCATCGGGACGATCCAGCACTGCCAGGCCGTGATGAACGCCTGCAGCTACGACTCCATCTTGGCTCTGGTGTGCAAAGAGTCGGGTCAGAGCAAACCTGACCTCCACCTGTTCCAGTGTGATGACATCAAG GCGAATCTGATCCACGCAGACGTAGAAAGTGCCATGATCGATGCCAAAGGAGGCAAAGTGAAGAAGAGACCAGAGACCCTCAA GATGATCCTGAAGAGTGATGGGGtcat ccccccccccgctgCTCCCGCCCCCGAACCACCGGCATCGTCCGATCAGGTGGACGTGAAGAGTCGAGTGGCCGCCTGGTCAGCCTGGACCAATGAGCAGCAAGACT ATGAGAAGCAGAGACAGTTCTCAGAGGAGGACGGGCCGATGGAGATGAGTGCGGCCACAGTGGACCGAGACGTG CAAATCCTGAACCACATCCTGGACGACATCGAGTTCTTCGTCACCAAACTTCAAAAGGCTGCCGAGGCCTTCAACGAGCTCTCCAGGAGGAGGAAGATCAAGAAAGGCAAAAAGAAAGGTCCAGGAG AGGGCGTCCTGACTCTGCGCTCCAAACCTCCCGGCGAGGACGAGTTCGTCGACTGTCTGCAGAAGTTCAAACACGCCTTCAACCAGCTG GGGAAGCTGCAGGATCACATTCAGAACCCGAGCGCTGTGGATCTGCTTCACTTCCTCTTCACTCCGCTCCGGATG GTGATCCAGACGGCGGGCAGTGTGGATCTGGCCCGGAGCGTCGTGGTTCCTCTGCTGACCAGAGAGGCCATCGACTTCCTGCACGCCTCGgggacagcagaggagagacacCTGTGGGTCACTCTGGGAGACGGGTGGACCAAGTGCAG GTTGGAGTGGCCGAAGGATCATTACTTTCCTCCCTGTGTGCTGAGGTTTCGGGACGGCTGGGAGCCGCCGGCGTTTCCGTCGGCGACTCCGTCCAGGGAACGGGAGCTGACTCAGCTGGCCGAGACTCTCGCCACCGCTGAGATCCTGAGACAAGAGGAGCTGAAGATCAGACTGGCCCAGGAG cagTCGGCGGTGCAGAGGTTCGCTCCTGCAGACGGGTACGCCTTCTCCAACGCCTCCTACAAACGCATGCAGATCCTGGATCAGGACGCGGCCATGGCTGCTTTTAAACAGGCCGTCAGCCGCCACGTAGACCG GAGTTTTGATGCCGACAGCAGAGGCCAACCAAAACTGTTTGCCAAATCTAAATATGACTTTGTGGCGAGAAACAACACGGAGCTGTCTGTCCTGAAAGACGAGGTGGTCGag GTTCTCGACGACAggaagcagtggtggaaggttCGTAACGGCTGCGGGGCGTCCGGCTACGTGCCAAACAACATCCTGGAGATCACCAAGGCAGTGGACATCACCGGCAGAGGAGAGCCCATCTACAGCCACACCATCCAG AAGCAGACAACGAAGACGGACTACATCCCCAGTAAACCGGTAGCGACTCCGATGCCTCCGGCTCCCACGCCGCCCCCTGCGGCCCCCGCCAGGCTCCCCACGCCGCCGCTGCCTCCTCCAGCCGCCGAGCCCCCCAAGCCGGCCGGCAGCAGCACGGTCAGCCGCCAGAACAGCACCACGTCCAGCGACAACGGCAGCGTCGCCGTTCGAGACCACGCCAACCAGAGACCTGCCCCCGTCAACC GCAGGAAGTCCAACATGGAGGAGGTTCAGGACGAGCTGATGCACAGACTCACTTTGGGTCGCAGCGCTCAGAAGAAGTTTCAGGCTCCGTCTCGCGGCGGCAGCCTGCCGTCCTTCAGCATCAGCTACGACTCGTCGCCTGACGAGGTCAAAGCCTGGCTGGAGGCCAAAGGCTTCAGTCCAGT CACCATCACCAGCCTCGGCGTCCTGACCGGAGCTCAGCTGTTCTCTCTCAAcaaggaggagctgaggacggTTTGTCCCGACGACGGCGCTCGAGTCTTCAGCCAGGTCACCGTCCAGAAGGCCGCGCTGGAG aAGAGTTCGGGCTCTGAGCTCCAGGAGATCATGAGGAGGCGGCAGGAGAAACTCGCAGCCAGCACCTGTGATTCAGGGGTGGAGTCTTTTGATGAAGGCAGCACCCACTGA